A DNA window from Dethiosulfovibrio faecalis contains the following coding sequences:
- a CDS encoding GDP-L-fucose synthase family protein: MNDRIYVAGHRGMAGSAIVRALEGRGAKDIITKTHEELDLLDQSATENFFRGNRPEVVILAAARVGGIGANMADPYGFLYENLQIQNNVINGAALNGVKKLVFLGSSCIYPRECPQPMKEEYLFTGPLEPTNEGYALAKIAGLRLVQYLSRQYGIKGLSVMPCNLYGPGDSFHPDHSHVIAALVRRFVEAKREKAPTITLWGTGSARREFLHVDDMARAVTLLMEKWDSPDIINLGSGEDISIKGLAEEIKKAVAYDGEILWDKTKPDGMPIKRLDVSKLRGLGFEPRIPLSEGIARMIDQYEKLREERQSGV, from the coding sequence ATGAACGATAGGATATACGTAGCCGGACACAGGGGAATGGCCGGCAGCGCCATCGTCCGTGCCCTCGAAGGCCGAGGGGCCAAAGACATAATAACCAAAACCCACGAAGAGCTGGACCTGCTGGACCAGAGCGCCACGGAAAACTTCTTTCGGGGCAACCGTCCCGAAGTCGTCATCCTCGCCGCAGCCAGAGTAGGAGGGATAGGGGCCAACATGGCGGACCCCTACGGATTCCTCTACGAAAACCTCCAGATCCAGAACAACGTCATAAACGGAGCCGCCCTTAACGGCGTAAAAAAACTGGTCTTCCTGGGAAGCTCCTGCATATACCCTCGGGAATGCCCTCAGCCCATGAAGGAGGAATACCTATTTACAGGCCCATTGGAGCCCACCAACGAAGGCTACGCACTGGCTAAAATAGCGGGCCTCCGTCTCGTCCAGTACCTGAGCAGACAGTACGGCATAAAGGGCCTCTCCGTCATGCCCTGCAACCTCTACGGCCCGGGAGACAGCTTCCACCCAGACCACTCCCACGTCATAGCTGCGTTGGTCAGGCGATTCGTCGAGGCAAAGAGGGAAAAAGCCCCCACCATAACCCTGTGGGGAACCGGCAGCGCCAGACGGGAATTCCTCCACGTCGACGACATGGCCAGAGCCGTCACCCTCCTCATGGAAAAATGGGACAGCCCGGACATAATCAACCTGGGCAGCGGAGAGGACATCTCCATAAAAGGCCTGGCCGAGGAGATCAAAAAAGCGGTGGCCTACGACGGAGAGATACTATGGGATAAAACCAAACCCGACGGAATGCCAATAAAACGGCTGGACGTCTCGAAACTCAGAGGACTGGGCTTCGAGCCCCGGATACCGCTGAGCGAGGGAATCGCCCGGATGATAGACCAATACGAAAAGCTGAGAGAGGAGAGACAAAGCGGTGTATAA
- a CDS encoding DegT/DnrJ/EryC1/StrS family aminotransferase has protein sequence MYKVPLVKNTFLREEETKKTLSKFVLDARILSMGAECRKFEESFAEYQGRNRAVLFNSGGSANLALLQALKNMGRLKDEDLIGFSAVTWSTNTMPIIQLGMVPVALDCSRETLNVEPEELERCLKDHPLKALFITNALGFAGDLDVVRDICREKGIILLEDNCESLGSELKGTKLGNFGLASTFSFFVSHHMSTIEGGMICTDDLELTAMLKLVRANGWDRNLEEEEKATIRAKYRVQSELDAKYTFYDLGYNLRPTEITGFLGQQQLIHLPASVLKRQDNYLRVERAIKSNPDLLTLKRDHLTVLSNFAIPILCKTPELREKYGEKLERAGVEIRPLIAGNIQRQPFYGKYVPIARELKDADFIHRCGLYCGNHPDYRQEELSILEDILGGGK, from the coding sequence GTGTATAAAGTCCCTCTGGTGAAAAACACCTTCCTCCGGGAGGAGGAGACAAAAAAAACCCTGTCCAAATTCGTCCTGGACGCCCGAATCCTGAGCATGGGGGCCGAATGCCGCAAATTCGAGGAAAGCTTCGCCGAATATCAGGGGCGAAACAGGGCGGTGCTCTTCAACAGCGGAGGAAGCGCCAACCTGGCCCTCCTCCAGGCCCTGAAAAACATGGGCAGACTGAAAGACGAAGACCTCATAGGCTTCTCCGCCGTCACCTGGTCCACCAACACCATGCCCATAATACAGCTGGGCATGGTCCCTGTTGCCTTGGACTGCTCCAGGGAAACCTTGAACGTCGAGCCCGAGGAACTTGAGAGATGCCTCAAAGACCACCCCCTGAAAGCCCTATTCATAACAAACGCCCTGGGCTTTGCTGGAGACCTGGACGTCGTCCGGGACATCTGCCGGGAAAAGGGAATAATCCTTCTAGAGGACAACTGCGAATCCCTGGGATCAGAGCTTAAGGGTACGAAACTCGGCAACTTCGGCCTCGCCTCCACATTCTCCTTCTTCGTCTCCCACCACATGTCCACCATCGAAGGCGGCATGATCTGCACCGACGACCTTGAGCTCACCGCCATGCTTAAACTCGTCCGTGCCAACGGCTGGGACAGAAACCTGGAGGAAGAGGAAAAAGCCACCATCAGGGCGAAATACCGGGTCCAGTCCGAACTGGACGCCAAATACACCTTCTACGACCTGGGCTACAACCTCAGGCCGACGGAGATAACCGGATTTTTGGGCCAACAGCAGCTGATTCACCTCCCTGCCTCGGTCCTCAAAAGACAGGATAACTACCTAAGGGTGGAGAGGGCCATAAAGTCCAACCCAGACCTCCTGACCTTAAAGAGAGACCACCTGACGGTCCTCTCCAACTTTGCCATACCCATACTTTGCAAGACCCCGGAGCTAAGGGAAAAATACGGCGAAAAACTGGAGCGAGCGGGGGTGGAGATAAGGCCTCTAATAGCTGGCAACATCCAAAGACAGCCCTTTTACGGCAAATACGTCCCCATCGCCAGAGAACTTAAAGACGCCGACTTTATCCACCGTTGCGGCCTCTACTGCGGCAACCACCCGGACTATCGCCAGGAGGAACTCTCCATCCTGGAGGACATACTGGGGGGAGGAAAATGA